In Actinomycetota bacterium, the following proteins share a genomic window:
- the tilS gene encoding tRNA lysidine(34) synthetase TilS: MAARRPPAVARVLERVTATVREHHMLMPGDRVLVALSGGPDSTCLLHALHRLRRLFRIRLEVFHFDHRLRPDSGKDAAYARRQAERLRLPFHLRTAEDRPDRGESVEAWARAVRLGALAGVLRDAPATRAATGHTLDDQAETVLLALTRGGGLGSVAGIRPAEGPMVRPLIDVTREEVEAFVRALRLRPRIDPTNRDLGIPRNAIRHTVLPAMERALGREVKHPIARSAALLRTDADELARQSEAAARELLEEVPDGFTLPAAELASLPRAVAGRVARLGLIALHVAPQEDHVAAILDLAAGVPGRRRNLAEGLLAVREKEYVRVARTSPGAAGTRH; this comes from the coding sequence GTGGCCGCGCGCCGGCCTCCCGCGGTCGCCCGGGTGCTGGAACGCGTCACCGCCACCGTCCGCGAGCACCACATGCTCATGCCCGGGGATCGCGTCCTGGTCGCCCTGTCGGGAGGCCCGGATTCCACCTGCCTGCTGCACGCGCTGCACCGGCTGCGGCGGCTGTTCCGGATCCGGCTGGAGGTGTTCCACTTCGACCACCGGCTCCGGCCGGACTCCGGAAAGGACGCCGCGTACGCCCGCCGCCAGGCCGAGCGGCTGCGGCTGCCGTTTCACCTCCGGACGGCGGAGGACCGGCCCGACCGGGGCGAGTCGGTGGAGGCCTGGGCCCGGGCCGTGCGCCTTGGCGCGCTGGCCGGCGTGCTGCGCGACGCCCCGGCCACCCGGGCCGCGACCGGCCACACGCTGGACGACCAGGCGGAGACGGTCCTGCTGGCGCTGACGCGGGGCGGTGGGCTGGGCTCGGTGGCGGGGATCCGGCCCGCGGAGGGGCCGATGGTGCGGCCCCTCATCGACGTCACCAGGGAGGAGGTGGAGGCGTTCGTGCGGGCGCTCCGGCTTCGCCCCCGCATCGATCCGACCAACCGCGACCTCGGGATTCCGCGCAACGCGATCCGCCACACGGTCCTTCCCGCGATGGAACGGGCGCTGGGGCGGGAGGTGAAGCACCCCATCGCCCGCAGCGCCGCACTACTTCGGACCGACGCCGACGAGCTGGCCCGGCAGTCCGAGGCCGCGGCGCGGGAGCTGCTGGAGGAGGTGCCGGACGGCTTCACGCTCCCGGCGGCCGAGCTGGCCTCGCTGCCCCGGGCCGTGGCCGGCCGGGTGGCCCGCCTGGGCCTCATCGCGCTCCACGTGGCGCCACAGGAAGACCACGTCGCGGCCATCCTCGACCTGGCCGCGGGCGTCCCCGGCCGCAGGCGAAATCTGGCCGAGGGATTGCTCGCCGTCCGGGAGAAGGAGTATGTTCGCGTGGCCCGAACTTCCCCCGGAGCCGCGGGCACACGCCACTAG
- the hpt gene encoding hypoxanthine phosphoribosyltransferase has translation MPDHETDIEKVLISGEEIQDTVRRLGEEVTRDYQGQDLLLVGVLKGAFVMMADLSRHIRLPLEFDFMAVSSYGAATKTSGVVRILKDLDHEIEGRNVLLVEDIVDSGLTLNYLLKNLRTRRPASLEVCALMEKQGMAKVPVSIKYKGFEIPPVFVVGYGLDFAEKFRNLPYVATLKPEAYEGVLG, from the coding sequence GTGCCCGACCACGAGACCGACATCGAGAAGGTCCTGATCTCCGGCGAGGAGATCCAGGACACGGTGCGCCGGCTGGGCGAGGAGGTCACCCGCGACTACCAGGGGCAGGACCTGCTGCTGGTGGGCGTGCTGAAGGGCGCGTTCGTGATGATGGCCGACCTGTCTCGGCACATCCGGCTGCCGCTGGAGTTCGACTTCATGGCCGTGTCGTCCTACGGCGCGGCCACGAAGACGTCCGGCGTCGTGCGGATCCTGAAGGACCTCGACCACGAGATCGAGGGCCGCAACGTCCTGCTGGTGGAGGACATCGTGGACTCCGGCCTGACCCTGAACTACCTGCTGAAGAACCTCCGGACCCGCCGGCCGGCCAGCCTGGAGGTCTGCGCGCTGATGGAGAAGCAGGGGATGGCCAAGGTGCCCGTGTCGATCAAGTACAAGGGCTTCGAGATCCCGCCGGTGTTCGTGGTCGGCTACGGCCTCGACTTCGCCGAGAAGTTCCGCAACCTCCCCTACGTGGCCACCCTGAAGCCGGAGGCCTACGAGGGCGTCCTCGGATAA
- the ftsH gene encoding ATP-dependent zinc metalloprotease FtsH → MPTNRPDSILGKLLRGPFIYILLILAALWLFVSFALKGPEARKIPLSRFERLVTAGDVRSATFLEQKQVIEGELSDGQRYQVSYLADAGSDLTKLLNDAGVAYDVNPQKSSALIGVLLQTVVPVVVIVVLFLFFMNQMQGGGNRVMSFGKSRAKLLTKDQPKTSFADVAGVDEAIEELEEVRDYLKSPAKFQAMGAKIPRGVLLFGPPGTGKTLLARAVAGEAGVPFYSISGSDFVEMFVGVGAARVRDLFEQAKQNAPAIVFIDEIDAVGRHRGAGLGGGHDEREQTLNQLLVEMDGFDQSTAVILMAATNRPDILDPALLRPGRFDRQVVIDRPDLEGRKGILRVHGRGKPLDAGVDLDVIARRTPGFTGADLANVINEAALLTARRNKRAVTMSELDEAIDRVVAGPERRSRIISDKEKRVIAYHEGGHALVAYLLPNADPVHKITIIPRGRALGYTMTLPMQDKFLMSRGELIDELAMLLGGRVAEELVFGDITTGAQNDLDRATKISRQMVTEFGMSDLLGPLTLGQKQGEVFLGRDFASHPDYSDQVAFEIDTEIRKLIDEAHDESLEILTEHRVHLDKLAEVLIERETIDKDELIELLDGLMKRPQRGAGSGLAVARRSVARDQGLEPPSLR, encoded by the coding sequence ATCCCGACCAATCGGCCCGACTCGATCCTCGGAAAGCTTCTCCGGGGACCCTTCATCTACATCCTCCTGATCCTGGCGGCCCTGTGGCTGTTCGTCTCGTTCGCCCTCAAGGGGCCCGAGGCCAGGAAGATCCCGCTGTCGCGGTTCGAGCGGCTGGTCACCGCGGGCGACGTCCGCTCCGCCACCTTCCTGGAGCAGAAGCAGGTCATCGAGGGCGAGCTCAGCGACGGCCAGCGGTACCAGGTGAGCTACCTGGCCGACGCCGGCAGCGACCTCACCAAGCTCCTGAACGACGCCGGCGTTGCCTACGACGTCAACCCCCAGAAGTCCTCCGCCCTCATCGGGGTGCTCCTCCAGACGGTGGTGCCCGTGGTCGTCATCGTCGTGCTGTTCCTGTTCTTCATGAACCAGATGCAGGGCGGCGGCAACCGGGTCATGTCGTTCGGGAAGTCCCGGGCCAAGCTGCTGACCAAGGACCAGCCCAAGACCTCGTTCGCCGACGTGGCGGGGGTGGACGAAGCCATCGAAGAGCTCGAGGAGGTCCGGGACTACCTGAAGAGCCCGGCCAAGTTCCAGGCCATGGGGGCGAAGATCCCCCGTGGCGTCCTGCTGTTCGGCCCGCCCGGCACCGGAAAGACGCTGCTGGCCCGCGCGGTGGCCGGCGAGGCGGGCGTCCCCTTCTACTCCATCTCCGGCTCCGACTTCGTGGAGATGTTCGTGGGCGTCGGCGCGGCCCGGGTCCGCGACCTGTTCGAGCAGGCCAAGCAGAACGCGCCGGCCATCGTGTTCATCGACGAGATCGACGCCGTGGGCCGGCATCGCGGCGCCGGGCTGGGCGGCGGCCACGACGAGCGGGAGCAGACCCTCAACCAGCTGCTGGTGGAGATGGACGGGTTCGACCAGAGCACCGCGGTGATCCTGATGGCGGCGACGAACCGGCCGGACATCCTGGACCCCGCGTTGCTGCGGCCGGGGCGGTTCGACCGGCAGGTGGTCATCGACCGGCCGGACCTGGAGGGCCGCAAGGGCATCCTGCGGGTCCACGGGCGGGGCAAGCCGCTCGACGCCGGGGTCGACCTCGACGTGATCGCCCGGCGGACCCCCGGGTTCACCGGCGCCGACCTGGCCAACGTGATCAACGAGGCCGCGTTGCTCACGGCCCGGCGGAACAAGCGGGCCGTCACCATGTCCGAGCTGGACGAGGCCATCGACCGGGTGGTGGCGGGCCCGGAGCGCCGCAGCCGCATCATCTCCGACAAGGAGAAGCGGGTCATCGCCTACCACGAGGGCGGCCACGCGCTGGTGGCCTACCTGCTGCCGAACGCGGACCCCGTCCACAAGATCACGATCATCCCCAGGGGCCGCGCCCTCGGGTACACCATGACCCTGCCCATGCAGGACAAGTTCCTGATGAGCCGGGGCGAGCTGATCGACGAGCTGGCCATGCTCCTGGGGGGCCGGGTGGCCGAGGAGCTCGTGTTCGGCGACATCACCACGGGCGCCCAGAACGACCTGGACCGGGCCACCAAGATCTCGCGGCAGATGGTGACCGAGTTCGGGATGTCCGACCTGCTCGGGCCGCTGACCCTGGGGCAGAAGCAGGGCGAGGTGTTCCTGGGACGGGACTTCGCGTCGCACCCCGACTACAGCGACCAGGTGGCGTTCGAGATCGACACGGAGATCCGAAAGCTGATCGACGAGGCCCACGACGAGTCGCTGGAGATCCTCACCGAGCACCGGGTGCATCTGGACAAGCTGGCCGAGGTCCTCATCGAGCGGGAGACCATCGACAAGGACGAGCTCATCGAGCTGCTGGACGGGCTGATGAAGCGCCCCCAGCGGGGAGCCGGCTCCGGCCTCGCCGTGGCCCGCCGCAGCGTCGCCCGCGACCAGGGCCTGGAGCCGCCCAGCCTGAGGTAG
- a CDS encoding DUF402 domain-containing protein: MGKAKAAKVQEVKRHLDGRVQTFDCEPVHVAEDRAVVRFQLPTRVGDWPRGTMTLGFFWENRSYNLYRFLSPDGDLLGHRLDVVAEVSVEPDRIEYLDLIVDVVVSATGDVHVEDEDEAKEAASKGLLEPAHLEAIESALGTILRDPRRIFRDADALLPQE, translated from the coding sequence GTGGGCAAGGCAAAGGCCGCGAAGGTCCAAGAGGTCAAGCGGCACCTGGACGGGCGCGTCCAGACGTTCGACTGCGAGCCGGTGCACGTCGCCGAGGACCGGGCGGTGGTCCGGTTCCAGCTTCCCACGCGGGTCGGCGACTGGCCCCGCGGCACCATGACGCTGGGGTTCTTCTGGGAGAACCGGAGCTACAACCTGTACCGGTTCCTGTCGCCGGACGGAGACCTGCTGGGCCACCGGCTGGACGTGGTCGCCGAGGTCAGCGTCGAACCGGACCGCATCGAGTACCTGGACCTCATCGTCGACGTGGTGGTCTCGGCCACCGGCGACGTCCACGTGGAGGACGAGGATGAGGCCAAGGAGGCCGCATCGAAGGGGCTCCTTGAGCCCGCCCACCTGGAAGCCATCGAGAGCGCGTTGGGAACGATCCTGCGCGACCCGCGCCGCATCTTCCGCGACGCGGATGCGCTGCTCCCGCAGGAGTAA
- a CDS encoding HAD hydrolase-like protein, with protein MVDRWATFDCYGTLIDWEQGIQGAFLSLWPDADAERLLDLYHEIEPKVQERRDIPYREVLGEVLRQVAAHEGLPLRVEDETTLGVSLSAWPAFPEVPAALSEARSRGWKLAILSNTDPDLLSASLGNVGVPVDLTVTAAEAGSYKPAHGHWDRFFELSGADRAGHVHVGGSLFHDIVPASDMGLRTVWINRLGEATNLPRDAELLDLTELPDTLDALVPA; from the coding sequence ATGGTTGATCGCTGGGCGACGTTCGACTGTTACGGGACGCTCATCGACTGGGAGCAGGGGATCCAGGGGGCGTTCCTGTCCTTGTGGCCCGATGCCGACGCGGAACGCCTGCTCGACCTGTACCACGAGATCGAACCGAAGGTGCAGGAGCGGCGGGACATCCCGTACCGGGAAGTCCTGGGCGAGGTCCTCCGGCAGGTGGCCGCCCACGAGGGGCTGCCCCTTCGGGTCGAGGACGAGACGACGCTGGGGGTGTCGCTCTCGGCCTGGCCGGCGTTCCCGGAGGTCCCCGCCGCGTTGAGCGAGGCCCGGTCGCGCGGATGGAAGCTGGCCATCCTGTCGAACACCGACCCGGACCTGCTCTCGGCGTCGCTGGGGAACGTCGGCGTGCCGGTCGACCTCACCGTGACCGCGGCGGAGGCCGGTTCCTACAAGCCGGCCCACGGCCACTGGGACCGGTTCTTCGAGCTCTCGGGCGCGGACCGGGCCGGCCACGTCCACGTGGGGGGGAGCCTGTTCCACGACATCGTGCCAGCCTCCGACATGGGCCTGCGGACGGTGTGGATCAACCGGCTGGGGGAGGCCACCAACCTGCCGCGGGACGCCGAGCTGCTGGACCTCACCGAGCTCCCCGACACCCTGGACGCCCTGGTCCCGGCGTAG
- a CDS encoding zinc-dependent metalloprotease, with product MRALDWKMGEQASRLVDWQVASMVGARVGGAGAHLTDVERARLDEDFAEAVSEAQDLVVEFTGLQPSGYRARAWVMSRSEWIDANLRGFQRVLEPLAERVLAHRSDGAGVAIRRKGLGLQIGILMGYVSRKVLGQYDLFVPPDDDGLLYFVGPNVVGAERRFRFPRRDFRRWLSLHEAAHRVQFGAVPWLRGYLTGRIDAYLSAVQLDPHQIVEALKGVVEELRTKGGKRGQDLVLLLMTPEQRAILEGIQAMMSLLEGHANFVMDRVGEGRIPEAGRMRRSLQERRRSSGLERSFQRLIGFESKIRQYDVGERFVAEIVDRVGMDGFNRVWDDEANLPSMSEVLKPEEWLARVGPAR from the coding sequence GTGCGGGCCCTGGACTGGAAGATGGGCGAGCAGGCATCCCGGCTGGTCGACTGGCAGGTCGCGTCGATGGTGGGCGCCAGGGTGGGCGGGGCCGGCGCGCACCTGACCGACGTGGAGCGGGCCCGCCTGGACGAGGACTTCGCCGAAGCGGTGTCCGAGGCCCAGGACCTGGTGGTCGAGTTCACCGGCCTCCAGCCCTCCGGGTACCGGGCCCGGGCCTGGGTCATGAGCCGCTCCGAGTGGATCGACGCGAATCTCCGCGGGTTCCAGCGGGTGCTGGAGCCGCTGGCGGAGCGGGTGCTGGCCCACCGGAGCGACGGCGCGGGCGTGGCCATCCGCCGCAAGGGCCTGGGGCTCCAGATCGGGATCCTGATGGGATACGTCTCCCGGAAGGTCCTGGGGCAGTACGACCTGTTCGTTCCGCCCGACGACGACGGGCTGCTGTACTTCGTGGGGCCGAACGTGGTCGGAGCGGAACGGCGCTTTCGTTTCCCGCGGCGGGACTTCCGGAGGTGGCTGTCGCTGCACGAGGCCGCCCACCGGGTCCAGTTCGGCGCCGTCCCGTGGCTCCGGGGCTACCTGACCGGCCGGATCGACGCGTACCTGTCGGCGGTCCAGCTCGACCCGCACCAGATCGTGGAAGCCCTGAAGGGCGTCGTCGAGGAGCTCCGCACCAAGGGCGGCAAGCGGGGCCAGGACCTGGTTCTGCTCCTGATGACCCCGGAGCAGCGGGCCATCCTGGAGGGCATCCAGGCCATGATGTCGCTGCTGGAGGGCCACGCGAACTTCGTCATGGACCGGGTCGGCGAGGGGCGGATCCCGGAGGCGGGCCGGATGCGCCGGTCCCTCCAGGAACGTCGGCGCTCGTCGGGCCTGGAGCGGTCGTTCCAGCGCCTGATCGGCTTCGAGTCGAAGATCCGCCAGTACGACGTCGGCGAGCGGTTCGTCGCGGAGATCGTGGACCGTGTCGGCATGGACGGCTTCAACCGGGTGTGGGATGACGAGGCGAACCTTCCCTCCATGTCCGAGGTGCTGAAGCCGGAGGAGTGGCTGGCCCGGGTGGGACCGGCCCGGTAG
- a CDS encoding DUF4242 domain-containing protein, producing the protein MPLFMDVHKELPEGSTAKDVADAHAADVKTQDQYGVKYLRYWVDEGSGKVFCLVDAPDAETAATVHREAHGLVADEIYQVQEGS; encoded by the coding sequence ATGCCACTGTTCATGGACGTGCACAAGGAGCTGCCCGAGGGGTCGACCGCGAAGGACGTGGCCGACGCTCACGCGGCGGACGTGAAGACTCAGGACCAGTACGGCGTGAAGTACCTGCGCTACTGGGTTGACGAGGGGTCGGGCAAGGTGTTCTGCCTGGTGGACGCGCCGGATGCCGAGACGGCGGCCACGGTGCACCGGGAGGCCCACGGCCTGGTGGCCGACGAGATCTACCAGGTCCAGGAAGGGTCGTAG
- the clpS gene encoding ATP-dependent Clp protease adapter ClpS, which produces MWLVVVWNDPINLMSYVTYVFQKLFGYSLEKATRLMLDVHHKGKAVVSSGSREHAEFDTFRLHAHGLWATMQRG; this is translated from the coding sequence CTGTGGCTGGTCGTCGTGTGGAACGATCCGATCAACCTGATGTCCTACGTGACCTACGTGTTCCAGAAGCTGTTCGGGTACAGCCTGGAGAAGGCCACCCGGCTGATGCTCGACGTGCACCACAAGGGCAAGGCGGTGGTGTCCAGCGGGAGCCGCGAGCACGCGGAGTTCGACACGTTCCGCCTCCATGCCCACGGCCTGTGGGCCACCATGCAGCGAGGTTGA
- a CDS encoding DUF2017 domain-containing protein produces MRGARIRRTRRGDFELRLPGAERDVLRSLPSQLRVVLRSGDPALERLFPPAYAEDARLEEEYRGLVREDLVVTRETSLDVMASTIDATRLDEEQVLAWLSAINDLRLVLGTRLDVTEDLYETGLPENDPRTVPFAIYSYLGWLEEQVVLALASGLDPAGTRD; encoded by the coding sequence ATGCGGGGGGCGAGGATTCGGCGAACGCGCCGCGGCGACTTCGAGCTCCGGCTGCCCGGGGCCGAGCGCGACGTCCTGCGGTCCCTCCCCTCGCAGCTCCGGGTGGTGCTGCGGTCGGGCGACCCGGCCCTGGAACGGCTGTTCCCGCCGGCCTACGCGGAGGACGCGCGGTTGGAGGAGGAGTATCGCGGGCTGGTCCGGGAAGACCTGGTCGTGACCCGGGAGACCTCCCTGGACGTCATGGCGTCAACCATCGACGCGACCCGCCTGGACGAGGAACAGGTCCTGGCCTGGCTGAGCGCCATCAACGACCTACGGCTGGTGCTCGGGACCCGTCTCGACGTGACCGAGGACCTCTATGAGACCGGACTGCCGGAGAACGACCCGCGGACCGTTCCCTTCGCCATCTACAGCTACTTGGGCTGGCTGGAGGAGCAGGTCGTGCTGGCGCTGGCCTCCGGGTTGGACCCGGCCGGGACGCGGGACTGA
- a CDS encoding ferric reductase-like transmembrane domain-containing protein, producing MSSTLVWYTARASGIVAWTLAAASVLWGLAISTRAMGSRPRPAWLFDLHRFLGGIAVVFTGVHVGAILLDTYVQFSLVNVLVPFTGNWHPAAVAWGIAAMYVLLAVEITSLARSRIPKRLWRRVHYGGFVVFAAGTVHALSAGTDAGSTWFRILVMGVVLAAATLTAVRVMQWGRRQPVAAVDRRRAATS from the coding sequence ATGAGCTCCACGTTGGTCTGGTACACGGCCCGGGCCTCGGGGATCGTGGCGTGGACGCTGGCGGCGGCCTCGGTCCTGTGGGGCCTGGCCATCTCCACCCGCGCGATGGGGTCCCGGCCCCGCCCGGCGTGGCTGTTCGACCTTCACCGCTTCCTGGGTGGCATCGCGGTGGTGTTCACGGGCGTCCACGTCGGCGCGATCCTCCTCGACACGTACGTGCAGTTCAGCCTGGTGAACGTCCTGGTCCCGTTCACGGGGAACTGGCATCCCGCCGCCGTGGCCTGGGGCATCGCCGCCATGTACGTCCTCTTGGCCGTCGAGATCACGTCGCTCGCGCGGTCACGGATCCCCAAACGCCTCTGGCGGCGCGTCCACTACGGCGGCTTCGTGGTGTTCGCGGCCGGGACCGTCCACGCGCTGAGCGCGGGAACCGACGCGGGCTCGACGTGGTTCCGGATCCTGGTGATGGGGGTGGTCCTGGCCGCCGCCACCCTGACGGCCGTGCGGGTCATGCAGTGGGGACGGCGGCAGCCCGTCGCCGCCGTCGATCGCCGGCGAGCCGCTACGAGCTGA
- a CDS encoding serine/threonine-protein kinase codes for MQTDLRIGTEIAGHRVLSVLGRGPRSVVYLAAQGSSSEKAALKVLAPEVGSDRAFRERFVRESRAAAALDHPNVIPIHEVGEADGVVYLTMRYVEGEDLGRLVDWWGIAPEHAVAVLSQVASALDAAHAAGLVHGNVRPANILVARAEGASWHAYLTDFGLGAAAGANLPADYVAPEQSQTEGVDGRADVYALGRVARFCLEVGRSPTRDSPEIDAVIARATAERPQNRYATAGELVGALREAITAPAARFPGAEQPPAARERRPVQPGALIGRERELGELLEGLRGAVAGRGRLFLVAGEPGVGKSRLADELASRARAQGVRVLWGRCWEAGGAPAYWPWVQLLRSCLRGQDPATVREQMGEGAMDVAQMLPEVRALIPELPPPPSVDPESARFRLFDSTAAFLRNASGEGPWLWSSRTSTRPTPHRSCSCGSWPGRSRTATSWSWPPTGTSSSPPTIR; via the coding sequence ATGCAGACAGACCTTCGAATCGGGACGGAGATTGCGGGCCACCGCGTCCTCTCGGTCCTGGGACGAGGCCCCCGGAGCGTCGTCTACCTGGCCGCCCAGGGATCCTCCTCCGAGAAGGCCGCACTGAAGGTCCTCGCCCCCGAGGTGGGGTCCGACCGTGCCTTCCGCGAACGATTCGTGCGCGAGTCCCGGGCCGCGGCCGCGCTGGACCACCCCAACGTCATCCCCATCCACGAGGTGGGCGAGGCGGACGGGGTCGTGTACCTCACCATGCGGTACGTGGAGGGTGAGGACCTCGGACGCCTGGTGGACTGGTGGGGCATCGCGCCGGAGCACGCCGTCGCCGTCCTGTCTCAGGTGGCCTCCGCCCTGGACGCCGCGCACGCCGCCGGCCTGGTCCACGGCAACGTCAGGCCAGCGAACATCCTGGTGGCTCGGGCTGAGGGGGCCTCGTGGCACGCGTACCTCACCGACTTCGGCCTCGGCGCGGCGGCCGGGGCGAATCTGCCCGCCGACTACGTGGCTCCGGAGCAGTCCCAGACCGAAGGGGTGGATGGCCGGGCCGACGTGTACGCCCTGGGCCGTGTGGCTCGATTCTGCCTGGAGGTTGGGAGGTCCCCCACCCGGGACTCGCCGGAGATCGACGCCGTCATCGCGAGGGCCACGGCCGAGCGGCCCCAGAACCGGTACGCCACGGCCGGCGAGCTGGTCGGGGCGCTCCGGGAGGCCATCACCGCGCCGGCGGCCCGGTTCCCCGGCGCCGAGCAGCCTCCCGCCGCTCGAGAAAGGAGACCGGTCCAGCCCGGCGCCCTCATCGGGCGGGAGCGTGAGCTGGGAGAGCTGCTGGAGGGGCTGCGGGGAGCCGTGGCCGGCCGGGGCCGGCTGTTCCTCGTGGCGGGGGAGCCGGGGGTCGGCAAGAGCCGCCTGGCGGACGAGCTGGCCTCCAGGGCCCGGGCGCAAGGGGTTCGGGTCCTGTGGGGCCGTTGCTGGGAGGCCGGAGGGGCGCCCGCCTACTGGCCGTGGGTGCAGCTCCTCCGTTCCTGCCTCCGCGGCCAGGATCCCGCCACGGTGCGGGAGCAGATGGGGGAAGGGGCCATGGACGTGGCGCAGATGCTTCCGGAGGTCCGGGCCCTGATCCCCGAGCTTCCGCCGCCCCCATCCGTCGACCCGGAGTCCGCCCGCTTCCGCCTGTTCGACTCCACGGCGGCGTTCCTCCGGAACGCGAGTGGCGAGGGGCCATGGCTCTGGTCATCGAGGACCTCCACGCGGCCGACACCGCATCGCTCCTGCTCCTGCGGTTCCTGGCCGGGCAGGTCTCGGACAGCCACATCCTGGTCCTGGCCACCTACCGGGACGTCGAGCTCACCCCCGACCATCCGCTGA
- the folE gene encoding GTP cyclohydrolase I FolE, translating into MFDDEKIRRGVRLILEGIGEDPYREGVVETPRRVAGMYREVFGGMDGDPLAVLTVVKGAEHDEMIMVRDIPLYSMCEHHLVPFTGKAHVAYLPNEDGRITGLSKIARLVDLLSRRPQVQERLTTEIADALERSLEPKGVFVVIEAEHLCMTMRGVKKPGSVTVTSAVRGRFRSDARTRSEAMALIRPDR; encoded by the coding sequence GTGTTCGACGACGAAAAGATCCGCCGCGGGGTGCGGCTGATCCTGGAAGGGATCGGCGAGGACCCTTATCGCGAGGGCGTGGTGGAGACGCCCCGGCGGGTCGCCGGCATGTACCGTGAGGTCTTCGGCGGCATGGACGGCGATCCGCTCGCCGTCCTCACGGTGGTCAAGGGCGCGGAGCACGACGAGATGATCATGGTTCGCGACATCCCCTTGTATTCGATGTGCGAGCACCATCTGGTCCCGTTCACCGGAAAGGCCCACGTGGCCTACCTGCCGAACGAGGACGGGCGGATCACCGGGCTGTCGAAGATCGCGCGGCTGGTGGACCTGCTGTCCCGCCGGCCGCAGGTCCAGGAGCGACTGACCACCGAGATCGCCGACGCCCTGGAGCGCTCCCTCGAGCCCAAGGGGGTGTTCGTGGTGATCGAGGCCGAGCACCTGTGCATGACCATGCGGGGGGTGAAGAAGCCGGGGTCCGTCACGGTGACCTCGGCGGTGCGGGGCCGGTTCCGCTCGGACGCCCGGACGCGCTCCGAGGCCATGGCCCTGATCCGTCCGGACCGGTAG
- a CDS encoding Lrp/AsnC ligand binding domain-containing protein, translated as MDAYMLVQTQIGQSREVAREIGRLEGVVYAEPITGPYDVVARVRGRDMFSLNGTTLAAIQEIPGVTRTVTCPISSVPELTTAATAATSA; from the coding sequence ATGGACGCCTACATGCTGGTGCAGACGCAGATCGGGCAGTCGCGGGAGGTCGCGCGGGAGATCGGCCGCCTGGAGGGTGTGGTGTACGCGGAGCCCATCACGGGTCCGTACGACGTCGTCGCCCGGGTGAGGGGCCGGGACATGTTCAGCCTCAACGGCACCACCCTCGCCGCCATCCAGGAGATCCCGGGGGTGACCCGCACCGTGACCTGCCCGATCTCCTCCGTCCCGGAGCTGACCACGGCGGCCACGGCAGCCACCTCTGCCTGA
- a CDS encoding nucleotidyltransferase domain-containing protein, which produces MEQPAERVATPRLPVDRARVEDFCRRWKITEFAFFGSVPRDDFGPDSDVDVLMSFAEDAHWSLFDLVTMEDELSGILGRHADLVERGGVEQSKNWIRRRAILQAADFSR; this is translated from the coding sequence GTGGAGCAACCTGCCGAGCGGGTCGCTACTCCGCGGCTCCCCGTGGACCGGGCGAGAGTCGAGGACTTCTGCCGGCGCTGGAAGATCACCGAGTTCGCCTTCTTCGGTTCGGTGCCGCGCGACGACTTCGGCCCTGATAGCGACGTTGACGTGCTGATGTCCTTCGCCGAGGACGCCCACTGGAGCCTGTTCGACCTGGTCACCATGGAGGACGAACTGAGCGGCATCCTCGGTCGCCACGCGGACCTGGTCGAGCGTGGAGGGGTCGAGCAAAGCAAGAACTGGATCCGCCGGCGAGCCATTCTCCAGGCCGCGGACTTCTCGAGATGA